In Streptomyces puniciscabiei, a single genomic region encodes these proteins:
- a CDS encoding type II secretion system F family protein, translating into MSGEVVHRLGTAGAVVPVLGWVVWRLGLVRRRRRARRRVAELLGREVPVRGRGLASTVQVRRWLPPAGAVGGAWLLVGGVTGGVLGLGAGLVLWWWRGRQLAAGRAEPVDTAAATRQLPLAADLLAACIAAGAGPVIAAQAVGEALDGPVGQALARGAAEVRLGGEPADAWRGLAELPGAAALARLLERADESGLPAAEPAARLASDARAQWARTATARARRAAVLISAPVGLCFLPAFIAVGVLPVVIGLAGGMRGGR; encoded by the coding sequence ATGAGCGGGGAAGTTGTCCACAGGTTGGGGACGGCCGGGGCTGTCGTGCCCGTCCTTGGCTGGGTGGTGTGGCGGTTGGGGCTTGTCCGGAGGCGGCGTCGGGCACGGCGGCGGGTGGCCGAGCTGCTCGGAAGGGAAGTGCCGGTTCGCGGGCGGGGGTTGGCGTCGACGGTCCAGGTGCGGCGGTGGCTGCCGCCGGCCGGGGCGGTGGGCGGTGCCTGGCTTCTGGTCGGTGGTGTGACCGGGGGCGTGCTGGGGCTGGGCGCCGGGCTCGTGCTGTGGTGGTGGCGGGGTCGGCAGTTGGCCGCCGGTCGGGCGGAGCCGGTCGACACGGCCGCCGCCACACGCCAACTCCCGTTGGCCGCCGATCTGCTGGCTGCCTGTATCGCGGCCGGCGCCGGACCGGTGATCGCCGCACAGGCGGTCGGGGAGGCGCTCGACGGGCCGGTCGGGCAGGCGCTGGCGCGGGGCGCGGCCGAGGTCCGGCTCGGCGGTGAACCGGCCGACGCCTGGCGGGGGCTGGCCGAGCTGCCCGGCGCCGCGGCGCTGGCGCGGCTGCTCGAACGGGCCGACGAGTCCGGGCTTCCGGCAGCCGAACCTGCCGCCCGCCTCGCCTCCGACGCACGCGCCCAGTGGGCCCGCACCGCGACGGCCCGGGCCCGGCGCGCGGCCGTACTGATCTCCGCGCCGGTGGGCCTGTGCTTTCTGCCCGCTTTCATCGCGGTCGGCGTGCTGCCCGTCGTGATCGGACTCGCGGGCGGCATGAGGGGAGGCAGGTGA
- a CDS encoding ATP-binding protein produces the protein MATVELRFSALPEHVRTARLVAAAVARRAGVDEAVLDEVRLAVGEACSRAVGLHQMGGISAPVKVALIEEEKQFSIEVGDEAPHAVPGDTPGAAQDGEAEVEEDEMGLAVISGLVDDVQVTTGHDGGLIRMTWPTTPPATALV, from the coding sequence ATGGCCACCGTCGAACTCCGCTTCAGCGCGCTGCCCGAGCACGTACGGACCGCCCGACTGGTGGCGGCCGCGGTGGCACGCAGGGCCGGAGTGGACGAGGCCGTCCTCGACGAGGTCCGGCTCGCCGTCGGCGAGGCCTGCTCCCGTGCCGTCGGGCTGCACCAGATGGGCGGCATCAGCGCGCCCGTGAAGGTGGCGCTGATCGAAGAGGAGAAACAGTTCTCCATCGAGGTCGGCGACGAGGCTCCGCATGCCGTCCCGGGCGACACGCCCGGCGCCGCGCAGGACGGCGAGGCGGAGGTCGAGGAGGACGAGATGGGCCTCGCGGTCATCAGCGGCCTCGTCGACGACGTCCAGGTCACCACCGGACACGACGGCGGCCTGATCCGCATGACCTGGCCGACCACACCGCCGGCCACCGCGCTGGTCTGA
- a CDS encoding DUF4244 domain-containing protein, producing the protein MHRKIKEAAAVRLLGKGRRDAGMVTSEYAMGIIAAVGFALLLYEVVTSGQVRAELQDIVKKALSARM; encoded by the coding sequence ATGCACAGGAAGATCAAGGAAGCGGCGGCGGTACGGCTGCTGGGCAAGGGCCGCCGGGACGCCGGAATGGTGACATCCGAGTACGCGATGGGGATCATCGCGGCCGTCGGGTTCGCGTTGCTGCTCTACGAGGTCGTCACCAGCGGCCAGGTCCGGGCGGAGCTGCAGGACATCGTGAAGAAGGCCCTCAGTGCGCGGATGTGA
- a CDS encoding DEAD/DEAH box helicase has translation MAFNHLPAGVHDALAPLSVTPVTHSVPMAKNHRSDRSPAAPASRPSPGAVLDRLASGPSRSARITHTEHLPPRAGRHAVWPDRIRAEVIAAVREYGIEHPWAHQALAAEHALDGDSVVVATGTASGKSLAYLAPVLSTLMDGAEAPNGRGATALYLAPTKALAADQCRSVKELSQPLGTSVRPAVYDGDTPFEEREWIRQYANYVLTNPDMLHRGILPSHPRWASFLKALKYVVIDECHTYRGVFGSHVAQVLRRLRRLCARYGASPVFLLASATAAEPAVAAGRLTGLPVTEVADDASPRGELVFALWEPPLTELHGEKGAPVRRTATAETADLLTDLTVQGVRSVAFVRSRRGAELISVIAQEKLAEVDRALVRRVAAYRGGYLPEERRALERALHSGELLGLAATTALELGVDVSGLDAVVIAGYPGTRASLWQQAGRAGRSGQGALAVLVARDDPLDTFLVHHPEALFDQPVESTVLDPDNPYVLAPHLCAAAAELPLTEEDLDLFGPACADVLPQLEAAKLLRRRTKAWHWTRRERAADLTDIRGAGGRPVQVVESSTGRLLGTVDAGAAHSTVHEGAVHLHQGRTYLVRHLDLEDSVALVEQADPPYSTVARDTTSISILETDTEIPWGAGRLCYGSVEVTNQVVSYLRRRLITGEVLGETKLDLPPRTLRTRAVWWTVTDDQLDEARIIPEILGGSLHAAEHASIGLLPLFATCDRWDIGGVSVPLHPDTLLPTVFVYDGHPGGAGFAERAFHTARTWLAATREAIASCECEAGCPSCIQSPKCGNGNDPLHKRGAVRLLTVLLRGAPEEKAGLPTEEAAPGQAPPA, from the coding sequence ATGGCATTCAATCACTTACCGGCAGGCGTGCACGACGCCTTGGCTCCATTGTCCGTCACGCCAGTGACACACTCGGTGCCGATGGCCAAGAATCACCGATCCGATCGATCCCCGGCAGCCCCGGCGTCCCGCCCGTCTCCGGGCGCGGTCCTGGACCGGCTCGCCTCCGGGCCGAGCCGGTCTGCACGCATCACTCATACGGAGCACTTGCCCCCGCGCGCGGGCCGCCATGCCGTCTGGCCTGACCGAATCCGGGCCGAGGTGATCGCGGCCGTCCGGGAGTACGGCATCGAACACCCCTGGGCCCATCAGGCGCTGGCCGCCGAGCATGCCCTGGACGGCGACTCGGTGGTGGTCGCCACCGGCACCGCCTCCGGCAAGTCCCTCGCCTACCTCGCGCCCGTCCTGTCCACCCTGATGGACGGCGCCGAGGCTCCGAACGGCCGTGGCGCCACCGCCCTGTACCTCGCGCCCACCAAGGCGCTCGCGGCGGATCAGTGCCGGTCGGTGAAGGAACTTTCACAACCCCTCGGCACCTCGGTGCGCCCCGCCGTGTACGACGGCGACACCCCGTTCGAGGAACGGGAGTGGATCCGCCAGTACGCCAACTACGTCCTCACCAACCCCGACATGCTGCACCGCGGCATACTTCCCTCCCACCCGCGCTGGGCCTCCTTCCTGAAGGCGCTCAAGTACGTCGTCATCGACGAGTGCCACACCTACCGGGGTGTCTTCGGCTCGCACGTCGCCCAGGTACTGCGCCGGCTGCGCCGCCTGTGCGCCCGCTACGGCGCCTCGCCCGTCTTCCTGCTGGCCTCGGCGACGGCCGCCGAGCCCGCCGTCGCCGCCGGTCGGCTGACCGGCCTGCCGGTGACCGAGGTCGCCGACGACGCCTCCCCGCGCGGCGAGCTCGTCTTCGCCCTGTGGGAGCCCCCGCTGACCGAGCTGCACGGCGAGAAGGGCGCCCCCGTACGCCGGACGGCCACCGCCGAGACCGCCGATCTGCTGACCGACCTCACCGTGCAGGGCGTGCGCTCGGTGGCCTTCGTGCGGTCCCGCCGCGGCGCCGAGCTGATCTCGGTGATCGCCCAGGAGAAGCTGGCCGAGGTGGACCGCGCCCTGGTCCGGCGTGTCGCGGCCTACCGCGGGGGCTATCTCCCCGAGGAACGCCGTGCCCTGGAGCGCGCCCTGCACTCCGGTGAACTCCTCGGGCTCGCTGCCACGACGGCCCTGGAACTCGGCGTGGACGTCTCCGGTCTGGACGCGGTGGTCATCGCCGGCTATCCGGGCACGCGCGCCTCCCTGTGGCAGCAGGCGGGCCGCGCGGGCCGCTCCGGCCAGGGCGCCCTCGCCGTCCTCGTCGCCCGCGACGACCCGCTGGACACCTTCCTGGTACACCACCCCGAGGCCCTGTTCGACCAACCGGTGGAATCCACCGTCCTCGACCCCGACAACCCCTACGTGCTCGCCCCGCACCTGTGCGCCGCAGCCGCGGAACTCCCGCTCACCGAGGAGGACCTGGACCTCTTCGGCCCCGCCTGCGCGGACGTGCTGCCGCAGCTGGAGGCCGCGAAGCTGCTGCGCCGGCGGACGAAGGCCTGGCACTGGACACGCCGCGAGCGGGCCGCCGACCTGACCGACATCCGCGGCGCGGGCGGGCGCCCGGTGCAGGTCGTCGAGTCCAGCACCGGCCGCCTGCTCGGCACGGTCGACGCGGGCGCCGCGCACTCAACGGTCCACGAGGGCGCGGTCCACCTGCACCAGGGCCGCACCTACCTGGTGCGCCACCTGGACCTGGAGGACTCGGTCGCCCTGGTCGAGCAGGCCGACCCGCCGTACTCCACGGTCGCCCGTGACACCACCTCCATCTCCATCCTGGAGACCGACACCGAGATCCCCTGGGGCGCCGGCCGCCTCTGCTACGGCTCGGTCGAGGTCACCAACCAGGTGGTCTCCTACCTCCGCAGACGCCTCATCACCGGCGAAGTGCTCGGTGAGACAAAACTCGACCTCCCTCCTCGTACACTGCGCACCCGCGCGGTGTGGTGGACGGTCACCGACGACCAGCTCGACGAGGCCCGGATCATCCCGGAGATCCTCGGCGGCTCCCTGCACGCCGCCGAGCACGCCTCCATCGGTCTGCTCCCGCTCTTCGCGACCTGCGACCGCTGGGACATCGGCGGCGTCTCGGTCCCGCTGCACCCGGACACCCTGCTGCCGACGGTCTTCGTGTACGACGGCCACCCCGGCGGCGCGGGCTTCGCCGAGCGCGCCTTCCACACCGCCCGCACCTGGCTCGCCGCCACCCGCGAGGCCATCGCCTCCTGCGAGTGCGAGGCCGGCTGCCCGTCCTGCATCCAGTCCCCCAAGTGCGGCAACGGCAACGACCCGCTGCACAAGAGGGGCGCGGTACGGCTCCTCACGGTGCTGCTGCGGGGGGCGCCGGAGGAGAAGGCGGGGCTGCCGACGGAAGAAGCGGCTCCGGGGCAGGCGCCCCCCGCTTGA
- a CDS encoding sodium-translocating pyrophosphatase, producing the protein MAGLSTPQSGHPTTLAAAVLTGDNRIIVAVIAAVALAALVVAGILVRQVLAAGEGTDSMKRIAEAVQEGAKAYLARQLRTLGVFAVVVFFLLMLLPADDWNQRAGRSVFFLIGAAFSAATGYIGMWLAVRSNVRVAAAAREATPGPGEPQKDLTTVSHTAMKIAFRTGGVVGMFTVGLGLLGASCVVLVYAADAPKVLEGFGLGAALIAMFMRVGGGIFTKAADVGADLVGKVEQGIPEDDPRNAATIADNVGDNVGDCAGMAADLFESYAVTLVAALILGKAAFGNSGLAFPLLVPAIGVLTAMIGIFAVAPRRADRSGMTAINRGFFISAVISLALVAIAVFVYLPSKYSALHGVTDAAIRGKAGDPRLLALVAVAIGILLAAVIQQLTGYFTETNRRPVRDIGKTSLTGPATVVLSGISVGLESAVYTALLIGLGVYGAFLLGGTSIMLALFAVALAGTGLLTTVGVIVAMDTFGPVSDNAQGIAEMSGDVEGAGAQVLTNLDAVGNTTKAITKGIAIATAVLAASALFGSYRDAITTNVQDVGAKLTGRGAPMSLSLDISQPNNLVGLIAGAAVVFLFSGLAINAVSRSAGSVVFEVRRQFREHPGIMDYSEKPEYGKVVDICTRDALRELATPGLLAVMAPIFVGFTLGVGSLGSYLAGAIGAGTLMAVFLANSGGAWDNAKKLVEDGHHGGKGSEAHAATVIGDTVGDPFKDTAGPAINPLLKVMNLVSLLIAPAVIKFSYGSDKNLGVRIAVAILALAVIVAAVYVSKRRGIAVGDDESTERIANSPNTAVVS; encoded by the coding sequence ATGGCGGGGCTTTCTACCCCTCAATCGGGTCATCCCACAACTCTCGCAGCCGCGGTCCTGACCGGTGACAATCGGATCATCGTGGCCGTCATCGCGGCGGTCGCCCTGGCCGCACTGGTGGTCGCGGGGATCCTGGTGCGGCAGGTGCTGGCGGCCGGCGAGGGCACCGACAGCATGAAGCGGATCGCGGAGGCGGTCCAGGAAGGCGCGAAGGCGTATCTCGCCCGGCAGTTGCGCACGCTCGGCGTATTCGCCGTGGTCGTCTTCTTCCTGCTCATGCTGCTGCCCGCGGACGACTGGAATCAGCGTGCCGGGCGGTCGGTGTTCTTCCTGATCGGTGCGGCGTTCTCGGCGGCCACCGGCTATATCGGCATGTGGCTCGCCGTGCGCAGCAATGTGCGGGTCGCCGCGGCGGCCCGGGAAGCCACCCCGGGACCGGGCGAACCGCAAAAGGATCTCACCACCGTCTCGCACACCGCGATGAAGATCGCATTTCGCACGGGCGGCGTCGTCGGCATGTTCACGGTGGGGCTCGGCCTGCTGGGCGCCTCCTGCGTGGTGCTGGTGTACGCGGCCGACGCGCCGAAGGTGCTGGAGGGCTTCGGCCTCGGCGCCGCCCTGATCGCAATGTTCATGCGTGTGGGCGGCGGCATCTTCACCAAGGCCGCCGACGTCGGCGCCGACCTGGTCGGCAAGGTCGAACAGGGCATTCCGGAGGACGACCCGCGCAATGCCGCGACCATCGCCGACAACGTGGGCGACAACGTCGGCGACTGCGCGGGCATGGCGGCCGACCTGTTCGAGTCGTACGCCGTGACCCTGGTGGCCGCCCTGATCCTCGGCAAGGCCGCCTTCGGCAACTCGGGCCTCGCCTTCCCGCTGCTCGTGCCCGCCATCGGCGTCCTCACCGCGATGATCGGCATCTTCGCGGTCGCACCGCGGCGTGCCGACCGCAGCGGCATGACGGCGATCAACCGCGGCTTCTTCATCTCCGCGGTGATCTCGCTCGCCCTGGTCGCGATCGCGGTCTTCGTCTACCTGCCCTCGAAGTACTCGGCGCTGCACGGCGTGACGGACGCGGCGATCAGGGGCAAGGCCGGCGACCCGCGGCTCCTCGCCCTGGTCGCGGTGGCGATCGGCATCCTGCTGGCCGCCGTCATCCAGCAACTGACCGGCTACTTCACCGAGACCAACCGCCGCCCGGTCAGGGACATCGGCAAGACTTCCCTCACCGGACCGGCCACCGTCGTCCTGTCCGGCATCTCGGTCGGGCTGGAATCCGCCGTCTACACCGCGCTGCTCATCGGGCTCGGCGTGTACGGCGCGTTCCTGCTCGGTGGTACGTCGATCATGCTCGCGCTGTTCGCGGTCGCGCTGGCCGGCACCGGCCTGCTCACCACGGTCGGCGTGATCGTCGCCATGGACACCTTCGGTCCGGTCTCCGACAACGCGCAGGGCATCGCCGAGATGTCCGGCGACGTCGAGGGCGCCGGCGCGCAGGTGCTCACCAACCTGGACGCGGTCGGTAACACGACCAAGGCCATCACCAAGGGCATCGCCATCGCCACCGCCGTGCTCGCCGCGTCGGCGCTGTTCGGGTCGTACCGCGACGCGATCACCACCAACGTGCAGGACGTCGGGGCGAAACTCACCGGCCGGGGCGCGCCGATGAGCCTGTCCCTGGACATCTCGCAGCCCAACAACCTCGTCGGCCTCATCGCGGGCGCCGCGGTCGTCTTCCTCTTCTCCGGACTGGCCATCAACGCCGTGTCGCGTTCGGCGGGTTCGGTGGTGTTCGAGGTGCGGCGGCAGTTCCGGGAGCATCCCGGGATCATGGACTACAGCGAGAAGCCCGAGTACGGCAAGGTCGTCGACATCTGCACCAGGGACGCCCTGCGGGAGCTGGCCACGCCAGGTCTGCTCGCCGTCATGGCGCCGATCTTCGTCGGGTTCACGCTCGGCGTCGGCTCGCTCGGCTCCTACCTCGCCGGCGCGATCGGCGCGGGCACGCTGATGGCGGTGTTCCTCGCCAACTCCGGCGGCGCCTGGGACAACGCCAAGAAGCTGGTGGAGGACGGCCATCACGGCGGCAAGGGCAGCGAGGCCCACGCGGCCACGGTGATCGGCGACACCGTCGGTGACCCCTTCAAGGACACCGCGGGACCGGCGATCAACCCGCTGCTGAAGGTCATGAACCTGGTCTCGCTGCTGATCGCGCCCGCGGTGATCAAGTTCTCCTACGGCAGCGACAAGAACCTGGGCGTGCGGATCGCGGTCGCGATCCTCGCGCTCGCGGTGATCGTCGCCGCCGTGTACGTCTCCAAGCGGCGCGGAATCGCCGTCGGTGACGACGAGAGCACCGAGCGGATCGCCAACTCACCGAACACGGCGGTGGTTTCGTAG
- a CDS encoding type II secretion system F family protein: MGAALICLGALVWLLGGGHYGMRRARLLLAGGGVVTHGPPSWGLARAELRRLWGRLGPEWWALAAGLLLGLLGASVIPAAAGAAGVPVLRRVRLARQARRARERRADAVIALCGALAGEVRAGRQPGEALLRAARDSGGLGEAQAAVVAAARFGGDVPGALAAAARQPGAEGLLGLAACWRVAVAQGAGLAAGLDRLDAALRAERDQRADLHAQVAGARATTVLLAVLPTLGVLLGSAMGAAPLHVLLHTGAGLGCLTIGSAFEAAGMWWAVRIVRGAGAG; encoded by the coding sequence ATGGGCGCGGCGCTGATCTGTCTCGGCGCGCTGGTCTGGCTGCTCGGCGGCGGGCACTACGGAATGCGGCGGGCGCGGCTGCTGCTCGCTGGCGGCGGAGTGGTGACGCACGGCCCGCCCTCCTGGGGCTTGGCCCGCGCGGAACTACGTCGGCTGTGGGGCCGGTTGGGGCCCGAGTGGTGGGCGCTCGCGGCCGGCCTGCTGCTCGGGCTGCTGGGGGCCTCGGTGATCCCGGCCGCCGCGGGGGCGGCCGGGGTGCCGGTGCTGCGCCGGGTGCGGCTGGCCCGGCAGGCCCGGCGGGCCCGGGAGCGGAGGGCCGACGCGGTGATCGCCCTGTGCGGGGCTCTCGCCGGGGAGGTGCGCGCCGGACGACAGCCGGGCGAGGCGCTGTTGCGGGCGGCGCGGGACTCCGGCGGGCTCGGCGAGGCGCAGGCAGCCGTGGTCGCGGCGGCCCGGTTCGGCGGGGACGTGCCGGGCGCGCTCGCCGCGGCGGCCCGGCAGCCGGGCGCGGAGGGCCTGCTCGGGCTGGCCGCGTGCTGGCGGGTGGCCGTGGCCCAGGGCGCCGGGCTCGCGGCGGGCTTGGACCGACTGGACGCGGCCCTGCGCGCCGAACGGGACCAACGCGCCGACCTGCACGCCCAGGTGGCGGGCGCCCGGGCAACCACGGTGCTGCTCGCCGTGCTCCCCACCCTCGGCGTCCTCCTCGGCTCGGCCATGGGCGCGGCCCCCCTCCACGTCCTGCTCCACACGGGCGCCGGCCTCGGCTGCCTGACGATCGGATCCGCCTTCGAGGCGGCCGGGATGTGGTGGGCAGTGCGGATCGTACGGGGAGCGGGGGCGGGGTGA
- the ssd gene encoding septum site-determining protein Ssd yields MTAAVTHDPPPGPTDRPGRPLIVTEDAELLDDLLRLCAAAGATPEVHHGVPAHGDGWEAAPLVLVGDDAARRVGGATRRRGVVLVGRDQDDPGVWQRAVEIGADHVLMLPDGEQWLVDRIADVAEGVGRPALTVGVIGGRGGAGASTLACALAVTSAREGLRTLLVDADPLGGGLDVLLGGESADGLRWPAFAASRGRVGGGALEESLPELHSLRVLSWDRGDCVAVPPQAVRAVLAAARRRGGAVVVDLPRRLDEGVAEVLAQLDLALLVVPADLRAVAAAGRVASAVGMVVRDLRVAVRGPYAPGLDDQEVARLLGLPLAGEVPVEPPLLRPQGGAKPPGATGRGPLARFCANFWERALVEAGGTR; encoded by the coding sequence GTGACCGCAGCCGTCACCCACGACCCACCGCCCGGCCCCACGGACCGGCCGGGCAGGCCGCTCATCGTCACCGAGGACGCCGAACTCCTGGACGACCTGTTGCGTCTGTGCGCGGCCGCGGGCGCCACACCCGAGGTCCACCACGGCGTCCCCGCACACGGCGACGGCTGGGAGGCGGCCCCGCTGGTTCTGGTCGGCGACGACGCCGCCCGCCGGGTCGGCGGGGCCACGCGCCGGCGCGGAGTGGTGCTGGTCGGCCGTGACCAGGACGACCCGGGGGTGTGGCAGCGCGCCGTCGAGATCGGCGCCGACCACGTCCTGATGCTTCCCGACGGCGAGCAGTGGCTGGTCGACCGCATCGCCGACGTCGCGGAGGGAGTGGGCCGCCCGGCCCTCACCGTAGGGGTGATCGGAGGCCGGGGCGGGGCCGGCGCCTCCACGCTCGCGTGCGCGCTCGCCGTCACCTCCGCGCGCGAGGGACTGCGTACCCTCCTCGTGGACGCCGATCCGCTCGGCGGCGGACTTGACGTACTCCTCGGCGGCGAGAGCGCCGACGGACTGCGCTGGCCCGCCTTCGCCGCCTCCCGCGGCCGGGTGGGCGGGGGCGCCCTGGAGGAGTCGCTGCCCGAACTGCACTCGCTTCGGGTGCTGAGCTGGGACCGCGGGGACTGCGTCGCCGTCCCGCCGCAGGCGGTGCGCGCGGTGCTCGCCGCCGCCCGCCGGCGCGGCGGCGCGGTCGTGGTCGACCTGCCCCGCCGCCTCGACGAGGGGGTCGCCGAAGTCCTCGCCCAGCTCGACCTGGCGCTGCTCGTCGTCCCCGCCGACCTGCGCGCCGTCGCGGCCGCCGGGCGGGTCGCCTCCGCCGTCGGCATGGTCGTGCGCGACCTGCGCGTGGCGGTACGCGGACCGTACGCACCCGGCCTGGACGACCAGGAGGTGGCCCGGTTGCTCGGCCTGCCGCTGGCCGGCGAGGTGCCGGTCGAACCGCCGCTGCTGCGCCCGCAGGGCGGTGCGAAACCGCCCGGTGCCACCGGACGCGGCCCGCTCGCCCGCTTCTGTGCGAACTTCTGGGAGCGCGCGCTGGTCGAGGCCGGAGGCACCCGATGA
- a CDS encoding TadA family conjugal transfer-associated ATPase yields MTLTGLDRADGAALLDGVRRRLAESGAEPTPARVAQALREQGRVLGDAEVLGAARQLRSELVGTGPLETLLADPDVTDVLVSAPDRVWVDRGGGLELTPVTFPDAAAVRRLAQRLAAVAGRRLDDARPWADARLPDGTRLHAVLPPVAVGCTCLALRVVRPRAFTLEELVRAGTVPPGGDRILRALLAARLSFLVSGGTGSGKTTLLSALLGLVGAGERIVLAEDSAELRPDHPHVVRLETRPANQEGAGLVTLEDLVRQALRMRPDRLVVGEVRGPEVVHLLAALNTGHEGGCCTVHANAAGDVPARLEALATAAGLDRAAMHSQLAAALSVVLHLVRDGSGRRRIAEVHVLERDTTGLVRTVPALRWGERAFVRERGWERLEGLLDAGADSERGAGSDR; encoded by the coding sequence ATGACCCTCACCGGACTCGACCGCGCGGACGGCGCGGCCCTGCTCGACGGCGTCCGGCGCCGACTGGCCGAGAGCGGCGCCGAACCCACCCCCGCGCGCGTGGCCCAGGCGCTGCGTGAGCAGGGCCGGGTGCTCGGCGATGCCGAAGTCCTCGGCGCGGCCCGGCAGCTGAGGTCCGAACTCGTCGGCACCGGCCCGCTGGAGACGCTGCTCGCCGACCCCGACGTCACCGACGTCCTGGTGTCCGCCCCGGACCGGGTGTGGGTGGACCGCGGCGGCGGCCTGGAGCTGACCCCGGTGACCTTCCCCGACGCGGCGGCCGTACGACGCCTCGCGCAGCGGCTGGCCGCCGTGGCCGGACGCCGACTGGACGACGCCCGACCGTGGGCGGACGCCCGGCTGCCCGACGGCACCCGGCTGCACGCGGTGCTGCCCCCGGTCGCCGTCGGCTGCACCTGCCTGGCCCTGCGGGTGGTACGGCCGCGGGCGTTCACTCTGGAGGAACTGGTCCGGGCCGGCACGGTGCCGCCCGGCGGCGACCGGATCCTGCGGGCCCTGCTTGCGGCCCGGCTGTCCTTCCTCGTCAGCGGAGGCACCGGGAGCGGCAAGACGACCCTGCTCAGCGCACTGCTGGGGCTGGTCGGGGCGGGTGAACGGATCGTGCTCGCCGAGGACTCGGCCGAACTGCGCCCGGACCACCCCCACGTCGTCCGGCTGGAGACCCGGCCCGCCAACCAGGAAGGCGCGGGCCTGGTCACCCTGGAGGACCTCGTCCGGCAGGCGCTGCGCATGCGACCCGACCGGCTGGTCGTCGGAGAGGTCCGCGGACCCGAGGTCGTGCATCTGCTCGCGGCCCTCAACACGGGTCACGAGGGGGGCTGTTGCACGGTTCACGCCAATGCCGCCGGAGACGTCCCGGCCCGCCTGGAGGCCCTGGCCACGGCAGCCGGGCTCGACCGGGCCGCCATGCACAGCCAGCTCGCGGCGGCGCTCTCCGTGGTCCTGCACCTCGTACGGGACGGGTCCGGGCGGCGCCGGATCGCGGAGGTGCACGTGCTGGAACGGGACACCACGGGGCTGGTCCGGACGGTGCCGGCCCTGCGCTGGGGCGAGCGGGCCTTTGTACGGGAGCGCGGCTGGGAGCGGCTGGAGGGGCTCCTGGACGCCGGGGCGGACTCGGAGAGGGGTGCGGGAAGTGATCGGTGA
- the bldG gene encoding anti-sigma factor antagonist BldG, translated as MDLSLSTRTVGDRTVVEVGGEIDVYTAPKLREQLVELVNDGNFHLVVDMEGVDFLDSTGLGVLVGGLKRVRAHEGSLRLVCNQERILKIFRITGLTKVFPIHTSVEEAVAATD; from the coding sequence GTGGACCTGTCCCTGTCGACCCGTACCGTCGGCGATCGTACGGTCGTCGAGGTCGGTGGCGAAATCGATGTATACACCGCGCCCAAGCTGCGGGAGCAGCTGGTCGAGCTCGTGAACGACGGGAATTTCCACCTCGTCGTCGACATGGAGGGCGTGGATTTCCTCGACTCCACCGGGCTCGGCGTGCTGGTCGGCGGCCTGAAGCGAGTGCGTGCCCACGAGGGCTCGCTGCGCCTGGTCTGCAACCAGGAGCGCATTCTCAAGATCTTCCGTATCACCGGCCTCACCAAGGTGTTCCCGATCCACACCTCGGTCGAGGAAGCGGTGGCGGCCACCGACTGA
- a CDS encoding TadE family type IV pilus minor pilin yields the protein MTAEAAVVLCVLVAFTMALVWGLLVVAAQIQCVDAARIGARAAARQDPADAVVTVTREAAPRGARVTVRREGDRVRVTVVARPPVLSGLPFEVREQAVAPAEETAATGETAATREVAE from the coding sequence GTGACCGCTGAGGCGGCCGTGGTGCTGTGCGTGCTGGTGGCGTTCACGATGGCGCTGGTCTGGGGGCTGCTCGTGGTGGCCGCGCAGATCCAGTGCGTGGACGCCGCTCGCATCGGCGCGCGGGCCGCCGCCCGTCAGGACCCCGCCGACGCCGTGGTGACCGTGACCCGGGAGGCCGCGCCGCGCGGCGCCCGGGTGACGGTCCGGCGCGAGGGCGACCGGGTACGGGTGACGGTGGTGGCCAGGCCGCCGGTGCTGAGCGGCCTGCCGTTCGAGGTGCGGGAGCAGGCCGTCGCACCGGCTGAGGAGACCGCAGCGACCGGGGAGACCGCAGCGACCCGGGAGGTGGCCGAGTGA